One window of Pseudochaenichthys georgianus chromosome 18, fPseGeo1.2, whole genome shotgun sequence genomic DNA carries:
- the rcor2 gene encoding REST corepressor 2 produces MPSVMERSGSGVLSRSRAKTVTNGNSLPHSEEESSDEEHAHDSMIRVGGDYQAQIPEFKPDSPNRFNEKDHRSMLVWCPSVMLSDAMLDEYILMAKEKHGYNMEQALGMLLWHKHDVERSLADLANFTPFPDEWTVEDKVLFEQAFSFHGKSFHRIQQMLPDKLISSLVKYYYSWKKTRTRTSVMDRAARRLVTKREKEDSNDEVEEADPGSDSDFEIDTKKEAVKPNPNNSHADKAAASRSGPLKKENLGAQYRYHPLRARRRPPKGMYLEQEDIMSVSASHNAGVLTIRQLDTQLVSLKRQVQSIKQNNSCLKQGLNEGVANLKPSETAPKMNSRWTTEEQLLAVQAIRRYGKDFTAIAEVIGTKTPAQVSSFFVSYRRRFNLDEVLREWAAEQLATNREQRDPRRSSEEGTPAEGGAEEDEVKMEDSPSDSAGGSSPPSSTQTPSSLSQPPPLLRPAPPSAPPSLLRQPPPLQTRPLQNRAPHNHPPPPLIRPAVTSSSTPPTGSSSHRASPPSSSSSSAAGQMPPSLVGLKVEQPNSH; encoded by the exons ATGCCCTCAGTGATGGAGCGCTCGGGGTCCGGGGTCCTGTCCAGGAGCAGAGCCAAGACCGTCACCAATGGCAACAGCCTACCACACTCTGAAGAGGAGAGCAGTGACGAAGAGCATGCTCATG ACAGTATGATCCGAGTGGGAGGAGACTACCAGGCTCAGATACCAGAGTTCAAACCAG ACAGTCCCAACCGCTTCAATGAGAAGGATCATAGGAGCATGTTGGTCTGGTGTCCCAGTGTCATGCTGTCTGATGCAATGT TGGACGAGTACATCCTAATGGCTAAAGAGAAACATGGATACAACATGGAGCAG GCTCTGGGCATGTTGCTATGGCACAAACACGATGTGGAGCGCTCGCTTGCGGACCTGGCCAACTTCACCCCGTTCCCCGATGAGTGGACAGTGGAGGACAAAGTTCTGTTTGAGCAGGCCTTCAGCTTCCACGGCAAGAGCTTCCACCGCATCCAGCAGATG cTTCCAGACAAGCTGATCTCCAGCCTGGTGAAATACTACTACAGCTGGAAGAAGACCAGGACCAGGACCTCCGTCATGGACCGAGCGGCCAGGAGGCTGGTCaccaagagagagaaagaagacag TAACGATGAGGTTGAGGAGGCAGACCCCGGCAGTGACAGTGACTTTGAGATTGACACCAAGAAAGAG GCGGTGAAACCAAACCCCAACAACAGCCACGCAGACAAGGCGGCCGCCAGCCGATCGGGGCCGCTGAAGAAGGAGAACCTGGGGGCTCAGTACCGCTACCACCCGCTCAGAGCCCGCCGCCGGCCCCCCAAAGGCATGTACCTGGAGCAGGAGGACATCATGTCGGTGTCCGCCTCACACAACGCCGGGGTGCTGACCATACGGCAGCTGGACACACAGCTGGTGTCGCTCAAGAGACAG GTCCAGTCCatcaaacagaacaacagtTGTTTGAAACAGGGTTTAAATGAAGGTGTGGCGAATTTAAAACCGTCTGAG acTGCCCCAAAGATGAACTCCCGTTGGACCACAGAGGAGCAGCTCCTGGCTGTGCAGG CTATCCGTCGCTATGGTAAAGACTTCACAGCCATCGCCGAGGTGATCGGGACCAAGACTCCAGCTCAG GTGAGTTCGTTCTTCGTGAGCTACCGGCGCCGCTTCAACCTGGACGAGGTTCTGAGGGAGTGGGCGGCCGAGCAGTTGGCCACCAACCGAGAGCAGAGAGACCCCCGCAGGAGCAGCGAGGAGGGGACCCCAGCAGAGGGGGGGGCAGAGGAGGACGAG GTGAAAATGGAGGACTCTCCCTCTGACTCGGCCGGCGGCTCCTCTCCGCCCTCCTCCACCCagaccccctcctccctctcccaGCCTCCCCCCCTGCTGCGCCCCGCTCCTCCCTCGGCCCCCCCCAGCCTCCTCCGCCAGCCCCCTCCCCTGCAGACGCGCCCACTCCAGAACCGAGCACCCCACAaccaccccccccctccccttatCCGGCCCGCGGTGacctcctcctccaccccccCCACCGGGAGCTCCAGCCACAGGGCCTCACCCCCCagctcctcctcgtcctccgcTGCAGGCCAGATGCCCCCGTCACTCGTCGGGCTCAAAGTGGAGCAGCCCAACtcgcactga